The Nicotiana tabacum cultivar K326 chromosome 1, ASM71507v2, whole genome shotgun sequence genome segment AATATCCCATGTTTTGATGGACATATTATAAAATGAGAATCAGTATAGTCAAACTTCAGCGTTCTAGTCTTCTCACAGGTTCTACTGAGTCATTCTCCGTATTATTGCAGTTGAATGAAACTTCATGGTTTTCAAAGAATTTGGCTGTGTATTCTTGAAATGAAGTCTATTTCTTCAGATTAATCTGATGAAATCTATTAGTTAGTCATGTAGCTTCCCATCTTCATCGCGGACATGACATGTTGTGCTTCACCAAAATAGGGGAAAGGGGAAACTCTCTAGGCGAAGTTGCGGATGCCTCTTATTCTACTTGCTGTATTGACTTCCTTTTGTTATAGTAGTAAACTTTGGGGATTTACTATGATAATActactttgattttttttttcctttaactatgattatttaaaaatatttgcaACACTACAGCAGTCGGCTATGAGAGAGCTACTTTtttatcattcttttttaaaaagaaattgctCTTTGAGACCCACGGGTGCTAGATAACACTTTAAAATGTGATACTTTGTATTGTATCTCGAGGGTTACAAGGTCTTTTAGAGACTATTATATTAACTTTGTTAAATTATCTTGGATTATCTTTGGTCTATGAGAAATTGAGCTACTATTAATGAATTATAAGATAGggttttttctcaaaatttaaaGCAAATGGAGTAAAGGAGTTGCTATATTGTCCATGTCAAGAACGGGCGAGACACCAGATGAGTCCATGAAGTTCGAAAGTGATCAGTTAGTTTTGTTCACCAAAATATATCATGAAGATTGATAAATGTAAGAGACCAACCATAGATGTTTATATGCAAGCAATGAGTTAGGTGGCCAAGATTGATTGGTCTTGTACAAGTAAATCATTCTTGTGAAGCAACATACACGTATTCATCATCGCTTTGTTAATTATTGATAATCATTGAACATGCATATTGAACTGTCCTTATTCTTCACGAATGGAACAAGGGCATCCTATGGTGAAAGTGAAACACTAAATCTGAACCCTTATTAAGCAAGTCTTGTATCTATTCCTTTCAATTCTCTCAACTTCATTGAAGCCATACGATACGGAAAAACAGAAATAAGTTGTGATACATagatcaaaataaaattcaatctCCCGCATGTGAAGCCGTCATTTGGGAACGTACACATGCATCGGGTTACTCACATATGACTCAAAACACTATCGAGAGCTCGAGTGTTATAGACTATACTATAAGCAGTAAGCCCCATACAACCCTTACTGATCATTCTCTAACCCCTCATGAAAAAATATGATATATGTTGCTCTTAGGCACAACTGTCATACCCTTTAACTCAAATACAAATCCCCTGTAATTTCAAACTTCACAACCTGGGCGTACGTGGTGGTTAAATGTTGCATGGCATGCACGCACCGATCAAGCAATATACCATATAGATTGTTCCTCATTACATTATATTATCGATAAACAACTATAGACTCCTCCACCAGAATAAAAATTGATCATAAAAAATATTCTCAAGGCCCTTAACAATGTTATCCCATCGATGATATGCCTCTCTCTGTCTCTTTGTATTTATTGATCAACAGTTGCTTGTCTACCGTCCTTATATGTATGCCTCTCATAGTATTGTTGTCGTAGCTTGCAGTTGTGCTAGGGTTTTTACTGACTCTAAATATCACTTTTCGCTGTAGAAGTACTCAGTTAAGACTGAACAATTGACTGTGATTTTAGCTGTCCCACGGCTAAATCTCCAACTACAGGATGAAAGTTTGAAGCGAAGCATCTTGAACTTAAACCTATACTAGTTGGATTTTGCGATCTTGTTCGTTGTACAACCCTTGTCGACTCTTACAATTGATGCTCGTATCTGAGCTGGAATCGAAATTTGTACTTGAATCATCGGCATGCTCCTATATAAAAGGGATGAGTTAGGTACCATCGCGACTTGGTCAGATTTGAGTTATGACAAGTCATAAAAGGGATGAGTTAGGTACCATCATGACTTGGTCAGATTTGGGTTATGACAGGtctgtatcagagctctaggttcataggttctacaagtcatgtctAGTTGAGTCTTACGGATCCATATTAtaacgtccatacttatcttcgagaggctacatgacatctagaaaaattctctttctttctttctttctttcctaaTTGTGCAGCTTTGTTTCAGCTTAAAGTGTAAATCTTCGATTTTGTTCTACTCGTTCGTACGGGATGTTGTGAACTTGATATTAGTGGGGCACTAGCAGCTTGTAATAACGTCGCAGATGCGGTACCAGATGCTTTCTTATGTAGGCCATTCTAAAAGACTTGTGTCCAGGTATGGACCGCAGTTTTGGCTCGGGGGACTCAGGTAAGTGAGCAAATAATTTTGAACTCTTTTGTCTCGTAATGTCTTTAGAAGTGGGAGTGATGACACAGTGAGTGGTAAGATCGTTATGTTTTTCGTTGCTCTAGAATTAAGTGGATGCTTCTACAACGTACCTTGAAATAAAATGGAGAAGTTGTTTCCAACATAGAATGGGGAGTTAACGACACACCTTTGTAATAGTACATGTTATATGTCTGACTAAAAACGtatgattttattaaaaaaatctcttaatctctccggtagtccgATAAGGATATTATTTATTCTATCTTCTATATGAGATAGCGAATTCTACCATTTTGGTATAAAATTTATCCTATCACTAAGCAACTAATCTACCCtttagaattttaaattaagcTCTGTTATCAATAACTTTACAATTGGTTTTCCACCTATTTTATTAGGTTCTTCGGTTATTTTAACCTACCACGATTTTTCATCCATAAACTACTTATTGATGaaatataatatagtataaaatAAAGTGCAAATGTCAAATGTAAGGGGTAAAGAGTGAGCAACCTGTTGCGTTGACAAAATTGTGAGACTGCGGAAGTAACTTTTTCTCGGTTCAGacgactctctctctctctctctacggAATTCagtttcctctttttcttcttctctcacAATTAAAATTCGGCAATATCATAGAATCTCTATTTCCCGCAATTCTTCATCCTTTTTTTGTTACTCGCTTTCTCATGGATCCTCCTACCTCTTGGGACTCCTTGCGAAAGCAGGTATTTTTTCCCATCATTATGAATTATGCCTATATTTGTCGATGTATATACATGAATTGGGTTGATGAAATTGGATTCATTTTATTTGATTTCTTAATTTTTGAATATTATTAGTGAATTCTGAAGCTGAAATGAAtaagtttttcttttgttattggTATCATGCTTATACGATAGTATTTCATTAGTCCGTAATTTCTATAAGGATGTTTAGGTTTCTGCGATTTGCATAAGTTTTTGCCATAAAAGAGTTATCTATGCAAGTAAAGGAACAGTAAATTCATAGACTTATTGCAATTCCCTTTTTCCTCAAATCTGAAACTTAAAAGTACGTGCACGAGATATCCTTAGGCAAGTGAAAAATATAGTCTCCAATAAGATACAAGCTTTTACAAAGCGTATCTAATCCCTTATATTTAATCAGCTGAAGGAAAATGTTAAGATACTGTTTGACTGTTGTCTAGCTCTTGTTATGCAAagttgttttctttatatttgttcATTTGATTGCTTTTGCGAGCTCAAGTATAACTGGTCCAATATCTCTTTGAGGCTTTATATCTTGAGTTCTTGACCAGATGAGGTCTAACGATCTTAGTTTATATATCCTTGGAGCCGTGACTTGAGTTCTTGACCAGATAAGGCTTAAGGGTTGCATATTGGTTATGGATATTATGTGGAACATGTTTGGTATTGAACGGGTAATGCAAGTTCCGTAAAAGGAATCCTATTAGAGAAGATCAGAAGGAAGAGTCAGAGAATTAGAGCTTGGAAGTAACTCCTCTTACACTTATGTGGACCATATAGAAGGTCAAAGGAATGGTATTAGAATGAAAGTTCAGAAGGTAGTGACAGAGAAGTAGAGCTTGGAAATTAATGCTTATGTGGACCATATAGAAGGAGAGAAGTAGGAGAGGGTAGTGGAAGGTTTTTTGGTACAAATTAGACTTGATCGAAACAGACAGTTGTTTCACTGGAACATATTTGCTTTGTTAGATACTTGGAGCGCCTAAGCTATATTTGTTAGATCCCCTACTTTATCTTTTATATCATGTATGTGGGATTTTTCTTTTTGATCAATAAATTACAACTTTCGCCAAAAGTAAAGGCTTACATATGAAAGGTCGAACTTGCTTTTGGAGGTTAAGAGGCTAGAAAAAAGGCTCAAGGATAGTGTCTGGGAGGGCGGCTTTTTGTTCACTATATAAAAGTGACTAAGAGCCAAAATCACTTGAAGAAACATGAGCATAGTTACTTTTTAACTTCCTGCGGACTACAACTGATATTTTCTTTTGGctttggggggtgggggtgggggtgtgTGTGCTAATTTTCTTTGTGTTGATGTTACTATAGCACTCTCTGGGTATTCAAATTGTACTAGCTTGTAATGGTCACAGTCTCTTCGGTGATGATAGTGGTAAATGAAGGAGGTTGGGAAAGCATTTTTCTTGCTTGCGCTTAACTCTTAAAGAATGTTGCTTTTTCTTAAACTTGTGATGGAAAAGAGCTTCTTTAGACGATTTGGAGGCCGGTGAGAATAATGTCAAGTGGGTTGTGTGTGAAGGGGGTCTTTTTGGTTGGGCGTCTTTGCTTTAGCTTGATCGAGCTAATGTTCGCTGAAAATAATTTATTCAATCTATGAAAATATTTCTTGGAATTGCAACTTTAGTTACATTTCTTTCCGTTGTCTTTTCTTCCTCATTGATGGTTCTTACTACCAGGCACGGATGCTTGAAGCACAACTGGATGAGCAAATGCATTTGTATCGTAAAGTTGTTTCAACAAAAGTTGACAGTGCAAATGATAATGATCTTGAATCCAGTATAAATCAACTACTCAAGCAGCTTCAACAAGTAAATTCACAAATGCAAGCTTGGGTTTCCTCTGGAGGATCTGAGATCTTTTCTCATACGTTGACTCGCCATCAAGAAATTCTTCAGGATCTTTTTCAGGTACTTGAAATTCGTTTTCAATGTTTTCATTGTAATCTGTTATCATCATAGTACTACAATGACAAAGCATGGAAATTTTCTTCTAACAGAATCATGCCAAGCAAAGTATTATTACTCATTTGTGGAGTTCTAAGATGAATATAACATAGAGAAGTAGCAGAGACTCACATGTACTGGAGCTAATCATCTACCTTTTTATTCtctttgcatcttcttgatgcctatTAATGAATTCCCCTTACTTCatcaaaatatatataacatCAAGAAGTGAGGTCATTCGTAGGAGGCCTCTGTTTCATTTTTATTATGCTTATCAAGTGAGTCTGTTGAAGACCAAATCACATTAGCAGCTTCCCACTTGCTATTTGCAGCCGGCACTTGTGCTTATTATGTGAAGGTGAATAACTGGAACATTCGAAAACGGTTCTACTATGGTTCCAGTCTGTGTCAGGGCTACAAATCAACTTTACCTACTGAGACATTACTATGCCAGCTGGTCTTTTGACTTAAGTCAAAGCATCGCTTCCCTTCATAGCAGTACAAGGACATTTGCACAGTGTTCTGCCATACTTCATATAATATCAGGATACGAATCAACATTATTATAATTCTATAACCAagatttcataaactttcgatcTATTACTAACTTTAAACTTACTTTGTAGTTTGTACAACTTCACCGTCCTTATAAAAAACTATAACTTTTATCAACTGATGGAAAAAGCTTGTTATTCTGTTAATTAAGGGTTCAATAAACAAGCGAAAACCTAAGATTCTTGTGATTCAATATAAAATGGCGCTTCCTCAACTTTATAATTGAATTCTGTCATGTGAGATCGCAACCTTGCACTGAGAATCAATGAAATGTCTTATCTAATCTCGTATATTGTGACTTGTAATTCTATGTCAACGGGTCAACACATTATTGTTTTTCCTTTCACATGGGATTCTTAAACAATCAAATATATGGTTACAGTCATTTTATTTGGTAGCAGATATCTAGTAGCATAACTTGCTATAATTCTTACTTAAGAAGTTGTTTATACTACTAAAGAGAGCTACAATTCCTGTTGGATTATAGGAGTTTAATCAGCTTCGTTCAAGTTACAGAGCTAAGAAAGAGCATGCTTCACTGCTTGAAGATTTTAGGGAATTCGATCGGACTAGATTAGATCTGGAAGATGGCAATGGGTCATATGATCAAGCACTCCTTAATGAGCGTGCTTCCCTTCATCGGAGTACTGGGCAGGTATATCTTTGTAGTAAATTGCTTTTCTTGTTATACTATGAGGAATGAAATATCTTAGATATTTTCATGATGTTGAACACAAGTGAACAAACATAGTTTTTCAATGTGAGCGGAATTCATTGGCTCTTTCAGACTTGTGAGGAAACTAGAAAGTTCCACCACTAGTTATGAAGTTGAATATGTCTTTCCAGAGTTAAGTTCCAAACAGTTAAACTGCCTTGAAATTACTTTTACATGTTGCTTCTGTCGCAATGTGGATCTCCTGTTTTATTCAAATATGATTGTATGGTAACAGTCTTGGGTATGAATATATATTCTATGGAAAGAAGAACTTGAACTTGTGGAgaattaggggtcgtttggtagtatgcattagagaaaataatgcatgcattagcttttgGTATTACTAATCCTTTGTTTTGTACACTTTTTCAACCTATGTATTAGTAATGCGAGTATTAGTTATACAacatatttggtattatcctatttataactaatacatagcaaaccatggtattagcaatactaaggctattaatgcatgcattagcatagTTAAAGCtaaaattgtccttaaagtcccttaaagttAAAGAATATGgggggcatttttgtaaacaactaattTTCCTAAAAATTGtgcaatgcattttaatttttaacacaCCACACCAAATAGTGAATAAGAAATAATCCTTGCATTATTAATCCATGCATTTCTAATCCCTgaattactaatacaccttattcaacattattcttatacaccctacctaACGAGCCGTTAGTCACATAATTGATTTAAGAGTAAATTATTCTAAAAACCTTTGTTATATGACTCAATTGCAGATACACCCCTTggtattttaaaatcaaacactTACACCCTTTATATAATCGAAATTCTACACAAATATAACAATGGTATCCCCATTTTTGCCTCTCTCCCCTTCCAGGGTAGggataaggctgcgtacatcttaccTTCCCTacaccccacttgtgggaaatcactaggtttgtt includes the following:
- the LOC107801386 gene encoding Golgi SNAP receptor complex member 1-1-like; the protein is MDPPTSWDSLRKQARMLEAQLDEQMHLYRKVVSTKVDSANDNDLESSINQLLKQLQQVNSQMQAWVSSGGSEIFSHTLTRHQEILQDLFQEFNQLRSSYRAKKEHASLLEDFREFDRTRLDLEDGNGSYDQALLNERASLHRSTGQIDGVISHAQETMKGLVFQRSTFGGINSKLSNVTSRLPTVNHILSTIKKKKSMDTIILSLVASVCLFLILIYWLTR